The proteins below are encoded in one region of Penicillium psychrofluorescens genome assembly, chromosome: 4:
- a CDS encoding uncharacterized protein (ID:PFLUO_006050-T1.cds;~source:funannotate), protein MASSFQDSWQIALAAENVLSKGLAEKEKGPAFTDLSHFLSEFRIACQNAILLDFDTARDANVEDRLWDAHLKLNTRFRKRLARYREETTKKKPVEKRKLEKHYLDFIKSSQRFYRGYIQHLSSHFGGIVELEKVARKFSFESEPFPYYLLNVLVTRLTVLHTDLSAQPPTRVSSDLRKRILQSCHATLIRLGDLSRYREAELVSKDRNWGPAIGYYDLASVIYPASGASHNQLAIIALADVNHLRATYHLYRALSAQEPHPSAKGNLEIEFKKVMNAWAKRELIRPEDAGIPGRALAPWFVYLHAQCYKGADFPEHDELENEVLSQLAVDIRERSLEGTLQKFCLVNIAAEAFARVRATDGSVSNAHVFFQRINVKTFFTLLQILLVELERFAVEDPSNKENKNGPDKVTVVARRILPALRHYSSWLLTTSDLLATQKEEIDSSLSIQIKEFWKIYASTLSLLASTFDIARLPEIDYLLEEDEESLGFAPLDQDATSRRYAGVNSQPKPRMNDPGVERSHPNMEMLYRVREFVIDGLDLVVRKQIPVALVDDEDKKTFIFQEEGLPSQFFSSPHGHQQTLSTTSIEREDIPQPTQDTNSVAEGRSMFGGSQSASVSMSANMNRIVEGVERLVESDTYETPPNEQLSSFLGGAATMPTPTQIGPDANAYPFNDRSPQPTGTPIGPEIGQPAVNTPRAVLSGFPSIGGPSIWSTGSPTTASSRGPPPGLSQQAPLHSMTTSNMNIQEHSPYRGLAQTQFSDIGSSFASSLVPSQNQSSMPPPVGPGWERNSSSRTTFGAFDVPSQPISTGATDASWANNAFIGSSLFSGTDPHSSALSGNRKSVTQISAIGPTPPCGQGG, encoded by the exons ATGGCATCCTCGTTCCAGGATTCGTGGCA GATTGCGCTTGCAGCCGAAAACGTGCTGTCCAAGGGCCTtgctgagaaggagaaagggCCCGCGTTCACAGACCTATCCCACTTCTTGTCCGA GTTCCGGATCGCTTGCCAAAATGCCATACTCTTGGATTTCGACACTGCGCGTGACGCCAATGTGGAGGATCGTCTGTGGGATGCGCATCTGAAATTGAACACCCGGTTTCGCAAACGGCTAGCTCGG TACCGCGAGGAGACCACAAAGAAAAAGCCGGTGGAGAAACGGAAGCTCGAGAAGCATTACCTGGACTTCATCAAATCGAGCCAACGATTCTATCGGGGATATATCCAGCATCTGTCGTCGCACTTTGGCGGGATCGtggagttggagaaggtggcgcgGAAATTCAGCTTCGAGAGTGAGCCCTTCCCCTACTATCTTCTCAATGTGCTGGTCACCCGGCTAACGGTGCTTCACACAGATCTCTCGGCGCAGCCTCCAACTCGTGTTTCGAGCGATCTGCGCAAGCGCATTCTTCAATCATGCCATGCGACGCTTATTCGCCTCGGAGACCTCTCCCGCTATCGTGAAGCTGAACTCGTCAGCAAGGATCGCAACTGGGGCCCTGCCATCGGGTACTATGATCTTGCTTCGGTGATATATCCCGCGTCTGGGGCATCTCATAATCAACTGGCCATCATTGCTCTTGCAGATGTCAATCACCTTCGGGCTACATACCACCTGTACCGAGCACTATCCGCCCAGGAACCTCATCCATCGGCGAAAGGAAACCTGGAAATTGAATTCAAGAAGGTAATGAATGCATGGGCTAAAAGAGAGCTGATTCGCCCGGAGGATGCTGGCATTCCAGGAAGAGCATTGGCTCCTTGGTTTGTCTATCTACATGCTCAATGCTACAAGGGAGCCGACTTCCCTGAGCAtgatgagctggagaatgaagTACTCAGCCAACTTGCCGTTGACATCAGAGAGCGTTCGCTCGAAGGCACCCTCCAAAAGTTCTGCCTGGTGAACATCGCGGCAGAAGCCTTTGCCCGCGTGCGAGCAACTG ATGGATCGGTTTCGAACGCGCACGTGTTCTTCCAGCGCATTAACGTGAAGACATTCTTCACCCTTCTGCAAATCCTCTTAGTCGAATTGGAGCGATTTGCCGTCGAGGATCCGAGCAAcaaagagaacaagaacggcCCGGATAAGGTGACGGTGGTTGCTCGCCGAATCCTGCCCGCCCTTCGGCATTATAGTTCCTGGCTCCTGACGACCAGCGATTTGCTGGCTACAcagaaggaagaaattgacTCGTCTCTTTCCATTCAAATCAAGGAATTCTGGAAGATCTATGCGAGCACTCTGTCTCTCCTCGCCTCTACATTTGATATTGCGCGTCTTCCCGAGATTGATTACCTTttggaagaagacgaagaaagcCTCGGGTTTGCGCCTTTGGATCAGGACGCTACTTCCCGCCGTTACGCCGGTGTGAATAGCCAGCCAAAGCCTCGCATGAACGATCCTGGGGTGGAAAGGAGTCACCCGAACATGGAAATGCTTTATCGCGTCCGCGAGTTCGTCATCGATGGACTCGATCTGGTTGTCAGAAAG CAAATCCCCGTCGCTcttgtcgacgacgaagacaagAAGACTTTCATCTTCCAAGAAGAGGGGCTTCCGTCTCAATTTTTCTCAAGTCCGCATGGCCATCAGCAGACACTTTCGACCACGAGCATTGAAAGAGAGGACATCCCGCAACCAACTCAAGATACGAATTCTGTTGCAGAGGGTCGGAGTATGTTTGGTGGCTCTCAGTCGGCCTCGGTGTCCATGTCTGCCAATATGAATCGCATCGTCGAAGGTGTTGAGCGGCTGGTCGAGTCGGACACGTACGAAACCCCGCCCAATGAACAGCTTTCTTCCTTCCTAGGCGGAGCCGCAACCATGCCGACACCGACCCAGATTGGGCCTGACGCCAATGCTTACCCATTCAACGATCGCAGCCCGCAGCCCACGGGTACACCTATCGGTCCTGAAATTGGACAGCCAGCTGTCAATACTCCACGGGCGGTCCTGTCTGGCTTCCCTAGCATTGGTGGCCCGAGCATCTGGAGTACTGGCTCCCCTACTACCGCCTCATCACGCGGGCCGCCTCCTGGTTTGAGCCAACAGGCCCCTCTGCATTCCATGACCACCAGCAATATGAATATCCAAGAACATTCTCCATATCGCGGGCTGGCTCAGACTCAATTTTCTGATATAGGAAGCTCGTTTGCTTCCTCGCTGGTTCCCTCGCAAAACCAATCCAGCATGCCACCTCCTGTTGGACCTGGATGGGAACGGAACTCATCCAGTCGAACGACCTTTGGCGCTTTCGACGTCCCTAGCCAGCCGATCTCGACTGGAGCAACGGATGCTTCGTGGGCCAACAACGCCTTCATCGGTAGCAGCCTCTTTTCCGGGACTGATCCCCATAGTTCCGCTCTCAGTGGGAATCGCAAATCCGTCACTCAGATCAGTGCCATTGGCCCGACTCCGCCGTGTGGTCAAGGTGGTTGA
- a CDS encoding uncharacterized protein (ID:PFLUO_006051-T1.cds;~source:funannotate) codes for MYSSLAVSLLTAISLLTSTACGAAYQRVTSPSVKVRNGSYHGILNQHYDQDLFLGMPFAQPPVGDLRFRQPRSLNTTWDGSRNATAYYPECFGYSSDDWVLGNPVSEDCLAINVVRPHGVAEGDKLPVAVWIYGGGWVAGGSQDPRYNLSFIIEQSVQMDKPMIGVSLNYRLQGWGFMYGEEIVKEGDATNAGLHDQRLALHWIQENIAAFGGDPRKVVIWGQSAGAESVGAHLVAYGGRDDGLFRAGIAESGTPVSATAYVNASEWQTHYDAIVNATNCTGTADTLACLRSVDTWALNDVLNSSVVSSEAYRPVIDGEIIQGSTLTQLREGKFARVPFLIGNNFDEGTNFAEKFGAINTTAQFRNMVQSWGPNDTVIDTIDALYPDIPAIGIPTTLDGRPPPNLRGEYGYQWKRDCAFVGDIQIHALRRTTTQMWAKYGVPAYSYHFNVLVNGESPEMGATHFQEVAFVFHNIQGLGYETAVAVDPFANEPETFFELATMMSRMWVSFVNDLDPNASGTTRVHWPKYTTEAPRNMVFDVNVTNLAYIEEDYYRAAPIAYLQEQLSTAFGR; via the exons ATGTATTCTTCCTTAGCCGTGTCCTTGTTGACGGCAATATCGCTGTTAACTAGCACGGCGTGCGGTGCAGCGTATCAACGCGTCACTTCACCGAGCGTCAAGGTCCGCAACGGGTCTTACCACGGTATTCTGAACCAGCACTATGACCAAGATCTGTTTCTCGGGATGCCCTTTGCGCAGCCTCCGGTGGGAGACCTGCGGTTCCGCCAGCCACGGTCACTGAACACGACCTGGGACGGTAGTCGGAATGCAACGGCTTATTATCCCGAGTGTTTCGGGTACAGCAGTGACGACTGGGTGTTGGGCAACCCTGTCTCGGAAGACTGTCTTGCTATCAACGTGGTGCGGCCGCATGGTGTTGCAGAGGGTGACAAGCTGCCCGTCGCGGTGTGGATCTATGGCGGTGGATGGGTGGCTGGCGGAAGCCAGGACCCGCGGTATAATCTCTCGTTTATCATTGAGCAGTCCGTGCAGATGGATAAGCCGATGATTGGCGTGAGTCTCAACTACCGTCTTCAGGGATGGGGATTCATGTATGgcgaggagattgtcaaggAGGGAGATGCCACCAATGCGGGACTGCATGATCAGCGCCTTGCGCTGCACTGGATCCAGGAGAATATCGCGGCGTTCGGAGGTGACCCGAGAAAGGTCGTCATCTGGGGACAGAGCGCCGGCGCAGAAAGTGTAGGTGCGCATCTTGTCGCCTATGGAGGCCGTGACGATGGGCTCTTCCGCGCCGGTATTGCAGAGAGCGGCACACCCGTTTCGGCAACGGCGTATGTGAATGCTTCGGAGTGGCAGACGCACTACGACGCCATCGTCAACGCAACCAACTGCACCGGCACAGCCGATACGCTCGCATGTCTGCGCAGCGTCGACACATGGGCGCTCAACGACGTGTTGAACAGCTCCGTCGTCAGCAGCGAGGCCTACCGCCCCGTCATCGATggcgagatcatccaggGATCCACGCTCACGCAGCTGCGAGAGGGCAAGTTCGCCCGTGTGCCGTTTCTGATCGGCAACAATTTCGACGAAGGCACGAACTTTGCGGAGAAATTTGGCGCCATCAATACCACCGCTCAGTTCCGGAATATGGTCCAATCCTGGGGCCCGAACGACACCGTCATCGATACCATCGATGCACTGTATCCGGACATCCCTGCGATCGGGATCCCCACCACGCTGGACGGCCGACCCCCGCCCAACCTGCGAGGCGAGTATGGGTACCAGTGGAAGCGCGACTGTGCCTTTGTAGGCGACATTCAGATCCATGCGTTGCGCCGCACCACCACGCAGATGTGGGCCAAGTACGGCGTGCCGGCATATTCGTATCATTTCAATGTACTCGTGAACGGCGAGTCGCCAGAAATGGGCGCCACTCACTTCCAGGAGGTAGCTTTTGTCTTCCACAATATCCAAGGTCTTGGATATGAGACTGCCGTCGCCGTGGACCCGTTCGCAAATGAGCCCGAGACCTTTTTCGAGCTCGCAACCATGATGTCTCGGATGTGGGTGAGCTTTGTGAATGACCTTGACCCAAACGCGTCGGGCA CTACCCGAGTGCACTGGCCGAAGTATACCACGGAGGCCCCACGGAACATGGTGTTCGATGTAAATGTAACGAATCTGGCGTACATCGAGGAGGATTATTATCGCGCGGCGCCCATCGCTTATCTGCAGGAGCAGTTGTCCACCGCGTTCGGACGATAG